A genomic segment from Bradyrhizobium sp. CB1015 encodes:
- the gyrA gene encoding DNA gyrase subunit A, with protein MADDDNKPGDQPAQPSDIRPVSIYEEMKKSYLDYAMSVIVSRALPDARDGLKPVHRRILFSMNEEGYTPDKKHKKSAGIVGDVMGQYHPHGDQAIYDALVRMAQPFSMRELLVDGQGNFGSVDGDPPAAMRYTESRLTKIALKLLDDIDNETVDFQDNYDGSTKEPVVLPARFPNLLVNGAGGIAVGMATNIPPHNLGEVIDACLALVDNPSLTIDELNAIIPGPDFPTGGIILGRQGIRSAYHLGRGSIVMRGKVTFETIRKEREAIVITELPYQVNKATMVERIAELYKEKKIEGISDLRDESDRDGYRVVIELKRDAVPDVVLNQLYKFTPLQTSFGVNAVALDSGRPQTMNLKDMLTIFVGFREQVVTRRTKYKLRKARERAHEQVGLAIAVANIDEIIKVIRHSPTPAVARETLMTRDWPARDVEDIITLIDDPRHRLNADGTIRLSLDQAKAILELRLARLTALGRDEIGDELAKLAGEIGEYLEILHSRARILDIIKTELAEVKAEFATPRRTMIMEQEGEVEDEDLIQREDMVVTVSHAGYVKRVPLSAYRAQRRGGKGRSGMQTRDEDFVSRLFVASTHTPVLFFSSRGQVYKEKVWRLPMAAPNARGKAMINILPLEQGERITTIMPLPEDESTWGQLDVMFATTGGNVRRNKLSDFVDVRRSGIIAMKLDDNEAIVDVQICTERDDVLLTAAGGQCIRFPVTDVRVFTGRTSMGVRGIALGEGDKVISLAILRHVDTTSDERSAYLKMRRAVAGEAAAEEAPADAEAEETSGSFQLPQERYVEMSAQEQVVLTVSVNGYGKRTSSYEYRTTGRGGKGIVAMSVNNRNGNLVASFPVEEADQIMLVTDKGQLIRCPVEGIRIAGRSTQGVIVFDTAEDEHVVSVEHITEEAENGNGANGE; from the coding sequence TTGGCTGACGACGACAACAAGCCCGGCGACCAGCCGGCGCAACCCTCGGACATTCGCCCCGTTTCGATCTACGAGGAGATGAAGAAGTCCTATCTCGATTACGCCATGAGCGTGATCGTATCGCGTGCGCTGCCTGATGCGCGCGACGGGTTGAAGCCAGTGCACCGCCGCATCCTGTTCTCGATGAACGAGGAAGGCTACACGCCCGACAAGAAGCACAAGAAGTCGGCCGGTATCGTCGGCGACGTCATGGGCCAATACCATCCGCACGGCGACCAGGCGATCTATGATGCGCTGGTGCGCATGGCGCAGCCCTTCTCGATGCGTGAGCTGCTGGTGGATGGCCAGGGCAATTTCGGCTCCGTTGACGGCGATCCGCCCGCGGCGATGCGCTATACCGAGTCGCGTCTGACTAAGATCGCGCTGAAGCTTCTTGACGATATCGATAACGAGACGGTCGATTTTCAGGACAACTACGACGGTTCCACCAAGGAGCCGGTGGTTCTGCCGGCCCGGTTCCCGAACCTGCTGGTTAACGGGGCCGGCGGCATCGCGGTTGGCATGGCCACCAACATCCCGCCGCACAATCTGGGTGAGGTCATCGACGCTTGCCTGGCACTGGTCGACAATCCCTCGCTGACTATCGACGAGCTCAATGCCATCATTCCGGGCCCGGATTTCCCGACCGGGGGGATCATCCTCGGACGGCAAGGCATCCGCAGTGCCTACCATCTCGGCCGCGGCTCGATCGTGATGCGCGGCAAGGTCACCTTCGAAACGATCCGGAAGGAGCGCGAGGCGATCGTCATCACCGAGCTGCCGTATCAGGTGAACAAGGCGACGATGGTCGAGCGAATCGCCGAGCTGTACAAGGAGAAGAAGATCGAGGGCATCTCCGATCTGCGCGACGAGTCCGACCGCGACGGCTACCGGGTCGTGATCGAGCTCAAGCGCGATGCGGTTCCCGATGTGGTGCTGAACCAGCTCTACAAGTTCACGCCGCTGCAGACCTCGTTCGGCGTCAACGCCGTCGCGCTCGATAGCGGTCGTCCGCAGACGATGAACCTGAAGGACATGCTGACGATCTTCGTCGGCTTCCGCGAGCAGGTCGTCACCCGCCGGACCAAGTACAAGCTGCGCAAGGCTCGCGAGCGCGCGCATGAGCAGGTCGGCCTTGCCATCGCCGTCGCCAATATCGACGAGATCATCAAGGTGATTCGGCACTCGCCAACGCCGGCTGTGGCGCGCGAGACCCTGATGACGCGGGACTGGCCCGCGCGTGACGTCGAGGACATCATCACGCTGATCGACGATCCGCGCCATCGGCTCAACGCCGACGGTACCATCCGCCTGTCACTGGATCAGGCGAAGGCCATCCTGGAGCTGCGCCTCGCGCGGCTCACGGCGCTCGGTCGCGACGAGATCGGCGACGAACTCGCAAAGCTCGCCGGCGAGATCGGCGAGTATCTCGAGATCCTGCACTCGCGTGCCCGCATCCTCGACATCATCAAGACCGAGCTCGCCGAGGTGAAGGCCGAGTTCGCCACGCCGCGCCGCACCATGATCATGGAGCAGGAGGGCGAGGTCGAGGACGAGGACCTGATCCAGCGCGAGGACATGGTCGTCACGGTCTCGCATGCCGGCTACGTCAAGCGGGTGCCGCTGTCGGCCTATCGCGCCCAGCGCCGCGGCGGCAAGGGCCGCTCCGGCATGCAGACCCGCGACGAGGATTTCGTCAGCCGGCTCTTTGTCGCCTCGACCCATACGCCGGTGCTGTTCTTCTCCTCGCGCGGCCAGGTCTACAAGGAAAAGGTCTGGCGGCTGCCGATGGCCGCGCCGAACGCGCGCGGCAAGGCCATGATCAACATCCTGCCGCTGGAGCAGGGCGAGCGCATCACCACCATCATGCCGCTGCCGGAGGATGAATCGACCTGGGGCCAGCTCGATGTGATGTTCGCAACGACGGGCGGCAACGTCCGGCGCAACAAGCTGTCCGACTTCGTCGATGTCCGCCGCTCCGGCATCATCGCGATGAAGCTCGACGACAACGAGGCGATCGTCGACGTGCAGATCTGCACCGAGCGCGACGACGTGCTGCTGACCGCGGCCGGCGGCCAGTGCATCCGCTTCCCCGTCACCGACGTGCGCGTGTTCACCGGGCGCACCTCGATGGGCGTGCGCGGCATCGCGCTCGGCGAAGGCGACAAGGTGATTTCGCTGGCGATCCTGCGCCACGTCGACACCACCTCGGACGAGCGCTCGGCCTATTTGAAGATGCGGCGCGCGGTGGCGGGTGAAGCCGCCGCGGAAGAGGCTCCGGCCGATGCCGAGGCCGAGGAGACCTCGGGCAGCTTCCAGCTCCCGCAGGAGCGCTATGTCGAGATGTCGGCGCAGGAGCAGGTCGTGCTGACCGTCTCCGTCAACGGCTACGGCAAGCGCACCTCGTCCTACGAGTACCGCACCACCGGCCGCGGCGGCAAAGGCATCGTCGCCATGAGCGTCAACAACCGCAACGGCAATCTCGTCGCCTCGTTCCCGGTGGAGGAGGCGGATCAAATCATGCTGGTTACCGACAAGGGCCAGCTGATCCGCTGCCCGGTCGAAGGCATCCGCATCGCCGGCCGCTCGACGCAAGGCGTGATCGTGTTCGACACCGCCGAGGACGAGCACGTGGTGTCCGTCGAGCACATCACGGAAGAGGCCGAGAACGGGAACGGAGCGAACGGGGAGTAA
- a CDS encoding single-stranded DNA-binding protein, with protein sequence MAGSVNKVILVGNLGKDPEIRRTQDGRPIANLSIATSETWRDKNTGERKEKTEWHRVVIFNEGLCKVAEQYLKKGAKVYVEGALQTRKWTDQSGVEKYSTEVVLQGFNSTLTMLDGRGGGGGSFGDEPGGDFGSSGPVSSAPRRPVAAGGGRNNDMDDDIPF encoded by the coding sequence ATGGCGGGAAGCGTCAACAAGGTCATTCTGGTGGGAAATCTCGGCAAGGATCCTGAAATCCGCCGCACCCAGGACGGGCGGCCGATCGCGAATTTGAGCATCGCCACCTCGGAGACCTGGCGCGACAAGAACACCGGCGAGCGCAAGGAAAAGACCGAGTGGCATCGCGTCGTGATCTTCAATGAAGGACTCTGCAAGGTCGCCGAACAGTATTTGAAGAAGGGCGCGAAGGTTTACGTCGAGGGCGCGCTGCAGACCCGCAAATGGACCGACCAGAGCGGCGTCGAGAAGTACTCGACCGAGGTCGTGCTGCAGGGCTTCAACTCGACGCTGACGATGTTGGACGGCCGCGGCGGCGGAGGCGGCAGCTTCGGCGACGAGCCGGGTGGCGATTTCGGCTCCTCCGGACCCGTCAGCAGCGCGCCGCGCCGTCCCGTGGCCGCCGGCGGTGGCCGCAACAACGACATGGACGACGATATCCCGTTCTGA
- a CDS encoding outer membrane protein, whose product MNKILFGAIGAMALGLSAPASAADLAARPYTKAPAPVATIYDWSGFYIGINGGGGSSRKCWDFVDTTGVVTGVAGTVVGEGCHNATGGTVGGQVGYRWQSANWVFGVEGQGNWADFSDDNISLVFPGSALVTGDRNRSRIDAFGLITGQVGYAWNNVLVYVKGGAAVVSDKFDIYAAPGTPGAGTLLASADHTRWGGTVGAGVEYGFAPNWTVGFEYNHLFLGHQTRDFTTPGGAFFGSDRIYQDVDIGLVRLNYRFGGPLVARY is encoded by the coding sequence ATGAATAAGATTCTGTTTGGTGCAATCGGTGCAATGGCGCTGGGGCTGTCGGCTCCGGCAAGTGCGGCGGATCTTGCTGCGCGTCCCTACACAAAGGCTCCGGCCCCTGTCGCTACCATTTACGACTGGAGCGGCTTCTACATCGGTATCAACGGCGGCGGCGGCTCAAGCCGCAAGTGCTGGGATTTCGTCGACACCACGGGCGTCGTCACCGGCGTCGCCGGCACCGTCGTCGGTGAAGGATGCCACAACGCGACCGGCGGCACGGTCGGTGGCCAGGTCGGCTACCGCTGGCAGTCTGCCAATTGGGTGTTCGGCGTCGAAGGCCAGGGCAACTGGGCCGACTTCTCCGACGACAATATCAGCCTCGTCTTCCCGGGCTCCGCGCTCGTCACCGGCGACCGCAACCGGTCTCGGATCGATGCCTTCGGCCTGATCACCGGTCAGGTCGGCTATGCGTGGAACAACGTCCTGGTCTACGTCAAGGGCGGCGCCGCCGTCGTCAGCGACAAGTTCGACATCTACGCGGCGCCAGGCACGCCCGGTGCGGGCACCCTGCTCGCCTCGGCCGATCACACCCGCTGGGGCGGCACCGTCGGCGCGGGCGTCGAGTACGGATTCGCACCGAACTGGACGGTTGGATTCGAGTACAACCACCTCTTCCTGGGCCACCAGACCCGAGACTTCACCACGCCCGGCGGTGCCTTCTTCGGATCCGATCGCATATATCAGGACGTCGACATCGGTCTGGTCCGGCTGAATTATCGTTTCGGAGGCCCGCTGGTCGCGAGGTACTGA